AATTGATGAATCGCTTTAATGGTTTGATGATGCAAAAACGTGGAGCAGCCGTCGCTATTTTTAAAGTGGATTTCAAAAAACGCACATTAGAATACAGTTGCGTAGGCAATATCCGTTTCTATCTATATAGAAGAGGAACCGATGAAGTGATTTATCCATTACCTGTCATGGGCTATCTATCTGGCAGGCCGCAAAAGCTGAAAACTCAGCTGTACACGTATTTGGAGAATGACTTGTTTCTCATTCACTCAGATGGTGTGGATTTGCGTAATCCGAAAGCCATGATGAGACGAGCGGGTGCGCCTAAGCGCTTGTACGAAGATATTTTGGCGTCTATTCAAACTGGCGACGATGCAACATTAATTTCAGGAAGCCTTCTCCATTAAGGAGAGGCTTCTTTTTTATGGGGAAATAGAAAGGAAGCTTATTTCTCCCGCCAACCGCCGCCGTGTTAAAATAAAGAAGCAGAAAGGAAGTGCATGAAATGGACACTCAGCAATTACACGCATTAATCGCCAAGGAGGCCGGCGTGAAACCCAACCAAGCAAAACAAGTTATTGAGCTGCTTGAAGGTGGCAACACGGTGCCTTTTATCGCCCGTTATCGAAAAGAAGCAACCGGTTCATTGGATGAAGTTCAAATAAAAGCAGTAGAAGATCGATATACATACATCCAGAATTTGGAGCAGAGAAAAACCGATGTGCTTCGTTCGATCGAAGAACAGGAACAATTGACGCCAGAACTCGAAAAAGCCATCAAAGGGGCCACTGTGCTGCAAAGAGTAGAAGACCTATACCGTCCTTATAAGCAAAAGCGTCGCACAAAAGCGATTATTGCAAAAGAAAAGGGCTTGCAGGAACTGGCAGATTGGCTTTTAACACCAGGGAAAGAACAGCTGTCCAGTGTTGCGCAACGGTACATCGACAATGAAAAAGGCGTGGAAACAGCAGAAGAAGCCATCGCGGGAGCGCAAGATATCTTGGCTGAGCTATTTGCAGATGACGCCGATACACGAGAAAAAGCACGGCGAATGACTCGCGACGCCGGCATGCTGGAGACTGCAGCCAAAAAAGGGCATGAAGACGAAAAGCAAGTTTTCCAAATGTATTATGAATACAGTGAAGCCATCAAAAAAATCGTTCCACACCGCATTTTGGCCATCAATCGTGGCGAAAAAGAAGGGGTATTGAAAGTAGCTGTTGTCCCACCAATCGACCGAATCATCCGCTTGATGAAAGACAAATGGATGAAAACCGGGAATTCTGCCGCGAAAGAAGTGGAAGCGGCCATTGAAGACAGCTATAAACGCCTGATTCAGCCATCGATTGAACGTGAAATCCGTACCGAACTAAGTGAAAAAGGTGAAACACAGGCCATCCACATTTTTTCGGAAAACCTGCGTAATCTTTTATTGCAGCCTCCAATGAAAGACAAAATGGTGCTCGGCGTTGACCCGGCGTACCGCACAGGCTGTAAGCTCGCAGTTATCGACGAAACAGGGAAATTATTGGAAGTGGCGGTTATTTATCCGCATCCTCCTAGATCCGACCAACAAGGCGCGAAAAAAACTTTAAAACGCCTCGTCGATGCCTATCCAATTGAGATCATGGCGATAGGAAATGGCACCGCCTCCCGTGAAACCGAACAGTTTGTGGCGGATTTCATTGGAGAAACGGCGAACAAAGCTTCATACGTCATTGTCAACGAAGCGGGTGCGAGTGTGTATTCGGCTTCAGAAATTGCCCGTGCAGAGTTCCCGGACTTACAAGTCGAAGAGCGCAGTGCAGCATCCATCGCGCGCCGCCTCCAAGACCCGCTTTCAGAACTCGTGAAGATTGATCCGAAAGCAGTAGGCGTCGGGCAATACCAACACGATGTCTCGCAGAAAAAACTGGCAGATCAATTGACTTTTGTTGTCGAGATGGCAGTCAACCAAGTTGGCGTGAACGTCAACTCGGCTTCAGCTTCATTACTGCAATACGTCGCTGGACTCAGCAAGACAGTTGCAGAAAACATAATCAAAGCGAGAGACGAGAACGGGCGCTTTGCTTCCCGCGTTCAGTTGAAAAAAATTCCGCGTCTCGGCGCGAAAACTTATGAGCAAGCCATTGGGTTCCTGCGAATAACGGAAGGGAAGAATCCGTTGGACGCTACCGGCATTCACCCGGAAAGTTATGAGACGGCCGAGAGAATCCTTAAGCTGATCGACGCGGATAAAAAAATGATCGGCCGCCCGGAAATTGTCGCTAAGCTCGACAGTTTGGATCTGGCGTCCCTGAGCGGTGAGTGGGAAATTGGCACACTAACGCTCAAGGACATTGTCGATGCATTGAAGAAACCTTTCCGCGACCCGCGGGACGAATTCCCTCAGCCGCTTCTGAAAAGCGATGTCTTGAAGATGGAAGATTTGGCTCCAGGGATGGAAGTGCAAGGAACCGTCCGCAACGTTGTCGACTTCGGGGCTTTCGTCGATATCGGCGTAAAACAAGATGGCCTTGTCCACATTTCTAAATTGAGAAAAGGATTCGTAAAACACCCGCTTGATGTCGTAGCTGTCGGGGATATTGTCACCGTGTGGGTTGATCAAGTCGAGAAACAAAAAGGGCGGATCGCTTTGACGATGCTGCCGCCAAAAGAACAACAGCCGGATCTCCAGGAGAGATAAAATGACGAACGAAGAGCTGACCAAATTGATTGCAGAAATTTCCCGTGACGTATTTGGCAAATCATTTCGCCATCAGGGGCTATTCAACAAACGCCTTCGCACGACCGGCGGGCGATATCTATTGAGGTCGCACGATATTGAAAT
This is a stretch of genomic DNA from Planococcus maritimus. It encodes these proteins:
- a CDS encoding PP2C family serine/threonine-protein phosphatase, with protein sequence MEEIRHDNVEAYAYNAAKKGNYESGDSYYTVLTDEYFICSVADGLGSGPVARESSQVIPQILKDYHHETIDQLMNRFNGLMMQKRGAAVAIFKVDFKKRTLEYSCVGNIRFYLYRRGTDEVIYPLPVMGYLSGRPQKLKTQLYTYLENDLFLIHSDGVDLRNPKAMMRRAGAPKRLYEDILASIQTGDDATLISGSLLH
- a CDS encoding Tex family protein — its product is MDTQQLHALIAKEAGVKPNQAKQVIELLEGGNTVPFIARYRKEATGSLDEVQIKAVEDRYTYIQNLEQRKTDVLRSIEEQEQLTPELEKAIKGATVLQRVEDLYRPYKQKRRTKAIIAKEKGLQELADWLLTPGKEQLSSVAQRYIDNEKGVETAEEAIAGAQDILAELFADDADTREKARRMTRDAGMLETAAKKGHEDEKQVFQMYYEYSEAIKKIVPHRILAINRGEKEGVLKVAVVPPIDRIIRLMKDKWMKTGNSAAKEVEAAIEDSYKRLIQPSIEREIRTELSEKGETQAIHIFSENLRNLLLQPPMKDKMVLGVDPAYRTGCKLAVIDETGKLLEVAVIYPHPPRSDQQGAKKTLKRLVDAYPIEIMAIGNGTASRETEQFVADFIGETANKASYVIVNEAGASVYSASEIARAEFPDLQVEERSAASIARRLQDPLSELVKIDPKAVGVGQYQHDVSQKKLADQLTFVVEMAVNQVGVNVNSASASLLQYVAGLSKTVAENIIKARDENGRFASRVQLKKIPRLGAKTYEQAIGFLRITEGKNPLDATGIHPESYETAERILKLIDADKKMIGRPEIVAKLDSLDLASLSGEWEIGTLTLKDIVDALKKPFRDPRDEFPQPLLKSDVLKMEDLAPGMEVQGTVRNVVDFGAFVDIGVKQDGLVHISKLRKGFVKHPLDVVAVGDIVTVWVDQVEKQKGRIALTMLPPKEQQPDLQER